From the genome of Oncorhynchus tshawytscha isolate Ot180627B linkage group LG31, Otsh_v2.0, whole genome shotgun sequence, one region includes:
- the LOC112229637 gene encoding uncharacterized protein LOC112229637, which produces MLFRWARKTPNQLHHVVPLGQEDTQPAASCCSVGPGRHPTSCIMLFCWARKTPNQLHHVVLLGQEDTQPAASCCSVGPGRHPTICIMLFCWARKTPNQLHHVVLLGQEDTQPAASCCSVGPGRHPTSCIMLFCWARKTPNQLHHVVLLGQEDTQPAASCCSVGPGRHPTSCIMLFCWARKTPNQLHHVVLLGQEDTQPAASCCSVGPGRHPTSCIMLFSWARKTPNQLHHVVLLGQEDTQPAASCCSVGPGRHPTSCIMLFCWARKTPNQLHHVVLLGQEDTQPAASCCSVGPGRHPTSCIMLFRWARKTPNQLHHVVLLDQEDTQPAASCCSVGPGRHPTSCIMLFRWARKTPNQLHHVVLMDQENETVICWPFSLQPVI; this is translated from the coding sequence ATGTTGTTCCGTTGGGCCAGGAAGACACCCAACCAGCTGCATCATGTTGTTCCGTTGGGCCAGGAAGACACCCAACCAGCTGCATCATGTTGTTCTGTTGGGCCAGGAAGACACCCAACCAGCTGCATCATGTTGTTCTGTTGGGCCAGGAAGACACCCAACCAGCTGCATCATGTTGTTCTGTTGGGCCAGGAAGACACCCAACCAGCTGCATCATGTTGTTCCGTTGGGCCAGGAAGACACCCAACCATCTGCATCATGTTGTTCTGTTGGGCCAGGAAGACACCCAACCAGCTGCATCATGTTGTTCTGTTGGGCCAGGAAGACACCCAACCAGCTGCATCATGTTGTTCTGTTGGGCCAGGAAGACACCCAACCAGCTGCATCATGTTGTTCTGTTGGGCCAGGAAGACACCCAACCAGCTGCATCATGTTGTTCTGTTGGGCCAGGAAGACACCCAACCAGCTGCATCATGTTGTTCTGTTGGACCAGGAAGACACCCAACCAGCTGCATCATGTTGTTCTGTTGGGCCAGGAAGACACCCAACCAGCTGCATCATGTTGTTCTGTTGGGCCAGGAAGACACCCAACCAGCTGCATCATGTTGTTCTGTTGGGCCAGGAAGACACCCAACCAGCTGCATCATGTTGTTCAGCTGGGCCAGGAAGACACCCAACCAGCTGCATCATGTTGTTCTGTTGGGCCAGGAAGACACCCAACCAGCTGCATCATGCTGTTCTGTTGGGCCAGGAAGACACCCAACCAGCTGCATCATGTTGTTCTGTTGGGCCAGGAAGACACCCAACCAGCTGCATCATGTTGTTCTGTTGGGCCAGGAAGACACCCAACCAGCTGCATCATGTTGTTCTGTTGGGCCAGGAAGACACCCAACCAGCTGCATCATGTTGTTCCGTTGGGCCAGGAAGACCCCCAACCAGCTGCATCATGTTGTTCTGTTGGACCAGGAAGACACCCAACCAGCTGCATCATGTTGTTCTGTTGGGCCAGGAAGACACCCAACCAGCTGCATCATGTTGTTCCGTTGGGCCAGGAAGACACCCAACCAGCTGCATCATGTTGTCCTGATGGACCAGGAAAATGAAACCGTCATATGCTGGCCTTTCTCTCTTCAGCCTGTGATATAG